A genomic window from Terriglobales bacterium includes:
- a CDS encoding TolC family protein, with amino-acid sequence MRSVPAPRPAALGLTLVALLWLAGGAFAQQQDYSRSVPIFPNVFRPYASRPVPEPNLSNSGRVAPLLREGKLMLSLNDAIALALENNLDLVIARYNLPIADTDILRTQSGAAARGVNTGLIQGTPGGGAGTIGNAGATGGGAGGTSAAAGGAGAGIGGIVASTLGVGPPIDSFDPIATASFGLQYTNTPQSNTVFTGVSSLQQNTGFANFNYQQGFPTGTLVNLTFSNNRATSNSIRTSLVPQLNASYLIQVRQHLLQGLGFTPNKRFILIARNNREIVDVSFRQQVIFTVTQIENLYWNLVSAYEDVTAKERALKLAQQLEDNNRRQVEAGTMAPIEVINAQAQVAASQQDLIVSQTNLQLQQSLMKNAITKRQSDPALAAAAVVPTDRMQLPANEPVVPIEDLVQEALQKRPELAQARIDLTNRRLSKESAHNAQLPALDLVANYGGAALAGQLNPAFVGPIPVVPLGGWTDAMGLLNEHPTYFVGLTLTIPIKNRAAQADEVRSVLEYQQAQVRLLELQNGVAIDVRNAQYAVLQNRARVEAALKGREYAAQSLDAEQKKLAEGIGTTFTVLQAMANLATAESNLVGAMTAYEQSRVQLDVVTGRTLEHLGISIGDAESGTVTRLPQVPGVVPSQKALEHPIAPGGQP; translated from the coding sequence ATGCGCTCTGTTCCCGCTCCACGTCCGGCCGCGCTCGGCCTGACCTTGGTGGCCCTGCTGTGGCTGGCCGGCGGAGCCTTCGCCCAGCAGCAGGACTACAGCCGCTCCGTCCCCATCTTCCCCAACGTCTTCCGCCCCTACGCCTCGCGGCCGGTCCCCGAGCCCAACCTGTCGAACTCGGGACGCGTGGCCCCGCTGCTGCGCGAGGGCAAGCTGATGCTCTCGCTCAACGACGCCATCGCCCTGGCGCTGGAGAACAATCTGGACCTGGTGATCGCGCGCTACAACCTGCCCATCGCCGATACCGACATCCTGCGCACCCAGTCGGGAGCGGCGGCGCGCGGTGTCAACACCGGGTTGATCCAGGGCACGCCCGGGGGCGGGGCGGGGACCATCGGCAACGCCGGCGCCACCGGGGGCGGGGCGGGGGGCACGAGCGCGGCCGCGGGCGGCGCGGGGGCCGGCATCGGCGGCATCGTGGCCTCCACCCTGGGGGTGGGGCCTCCCATCGATTCCTTCGATCCCATCGCCACGGCCTCCTTCGGCCTGCAGTACACCAACACGCCGCAGTCCAACACCGTCTTCACCGGCGTCTCTTCCTTGCAGCAGAACACCGGCTTCGCCAACTTCAATTACCAGCAGGGCTTTCCCACCGGCACCCTGGTGAACCTCACCTTCAGCAACAACCGCGCGACCTCCAACAGCATCCGCACGTCGCTGGTGCCGCAATTGAACGCGAGCTACCTGATCCAGGTGCGGCAGCACCTGCTGCAGGGGCTGGGCTTCACCCCCAACAAGCGCTTCATCCTGATCGCGCGCAACAACCGCGAGATCGTGGACGTGAGCTTCCGCCAACAGGTGATCTTCACCGTCACCCAGATCGAGAACCTCTACTGGAACCTGGTGAGCGCCTACGAAGACGTCACCGCCAAGGAGCGCGCGCTCAAGCTGGCCCAGCAACTGGAGGACAACAACCGCCGCCAGGTGGAGGCCGGGACCATGGCCCCCATCGAGGTCATCAACGCGCAGGCGCAGGTGGCGGCCAGCCAGCAGGACCTCATCGTCTCCCAGACCAACCTGCAACTGCAGCAGTCGCTGATGAAGAACGCCATCACCAAGCGGCAGAGCGATCCCGCGCTGGCCGCCGCCGCGGTCGTGCCCACCGACCGCATGCAGCTTCCCGCCAACGAGCCGGTGGTTCCCATCGAGGACCTGGTGCAGGAGGCGCTGCAGAAGCGTCCCGAGCTGGCGCAGGCGCGCATCGACCTCACCAACCGGCGCCTGAGCAAGGAGTCGGCCCATAACGCGCAGTTGCCCGCGCTCGACCTGGTGGCCAACTACGGCGGCGCCGCCCTGGCCGGCCAACTGAACCCGGCCTTCGTGGGGCCGATCCCGGTGGTGCCGCTGGGCGGCTGGACCGACGCCATGGGCCTGCTCAACGAACATCCCACCTATTTCGTGGGCCTGACCCTCACCATCCCCATCAAGAACCGCGCCGCCCAAGCCGACGAAGTGCGCTCGGTGCTGGAGTACCAGCAGGCGCAGGTGCGCCTGCTGGAGCTGCAGAACGGGGTCGCCATCGATGTGCGTAACGCCCAGTATGCCGTGCTGCAGAACCGCGCCCGGGTGGAGGCGGCGCTGAAAGGCCGCGAGTACGCCGCCCAGAGCCTGGACGCGGAGCAGAAGAAGCTGGCCGAGGGCATCGGCACCACCTTCACCGTGCTGCAGGCCATGGCCAACCTGGCCACCGCCGAGTCCAACCTGGTCGGCGCCATGACCGCGTACGAGCAGTCGCGCGTGCAACTGGACGTGGTGACCGGGCGCACCCTGGAGCACCTGGGCATCTCCATCGGCGACGCCGAAAGCGGCACCGTGACCCGCCTGCCCCAGGTACCGGGGGTGGTGCCTTCGCAGAAGGCCCTCGAGCATCCCATCGCTCCAGGAGGGCAGCCGTGA
- a CDS encoding M48 family metallopeptidase, with translation MSRLPAILILALTLLLVAPAGAPQATSSPQPQAPAAQAPPPQVQGYTLPPEKYEQAVAYARARYILYFLSFAWGLLVLLLVLRWRLAARFRDWAERAVRFRFLQAWIFVPLFLLTLGVLELPPDLYGQWLSRHYQQSVQGWGSWAWDWTKGQLLGFVLGSLLIWLLYAVIRRSPRFWWLWFWLAALPILVFLLLITPMVIEPLFFKFEPLQKEQPLLTSEIQKVVHRGGLVIPDRRMFEMKASEKMKSLNAYVTGLGASKRVVVYDTTIQKMTVPEILFVFGHEMGHYVLDHVWKGIAFAAAVLLLFLYLGYRALGWTLARRGARWGIRGVDDWASLPVLLLWLSIFGFLFSPVSASFSRYLEHQADIYGLEVTHGLVADPQQNAAQAFQILGEVNLDDPDPNPFIRVWLYDHPPLNERIQFVLHYDPWAQGKEPEFVK, from the coding sequence ATGAGCCGACTGCCCGCAATCCTCATCCTGGCCCTGACCTTGCTCCTGGTCGCGCCGGCCGGCGCCCCGCAAGCGACCTCGAGCCCGCAGCCGCAGGCCCCCGCCGCCCAGGCGCCTCCGCCCCAGGTCCAGGGCTACACCCTGCCGCCGGAAAAGTACGAGCAAGCGGTGGCCTACGCGCGAGCGCGTTACATCCTCTACTTCCTCAGCTTCGCCTGGGGATTGCTGGTGCTGCTGCTGGTGCTGCGCTGGCGACTGGCTGCCAGGTTCCGCGACTGGGCCGAGCGCGCCGTGCGCTTCCGCTTCCTGCAGGCGTGGATCTTCGTCCCGCTCTTCCTGCTGACCCTGGGCGTGCTGGAGCTGCCGCCCGACCTCTACGGCCAGTGGCTCTCGCGTCACTACCAGCAGTCGGTGCAGGGATGGGGCTCGTGGGCGTGGGACTGGACGAAGGGCCAGCTCCTCGGCTTCGTGCTGGGCTCCCTGCTGATCTGGCTGCTGTACGCGGTGATCCGCCGCAGCCCGCGGTTCTGGTGGCTCTGGTTCTGGCTGGCGGCGCTGCCCATCCTCGTCTTCCTTCTGTTGATCACGCCCATGGTGATCGAGCCCCTGTTCTTCAAGTTCGAGCCGCTCCAGAAGGAGCAGCCGCTGCTGACCAGCGAGATCCAGAAGGTGGTGCACCGCGGCGGGCTGGTCATCCCCGACCGCCGCATGTTCGAGATGAAGGCCAGCGAGAAGATGAAGTCGCTGAACGCCTACGTCACCGGCCTCGGGGCCTCCAAGCGGGTGGTGGTCTACGACACCACCATCCAGAAGATGACCGTGCCCGAGATCCTCTTCGTCTTCGGCCACGAGATGGGCCACTACGTGCTCGACCACGTCTGGAAGGGGATCGCCTTCGCCGCGGCGGTGCTGCTGCTCTTCCTCTACCTCGGCTATCGCGCGCTGGGCTGGACGCTGGCGCGGCGAGGCGCGCGCTGGGGCATCCGCGGCGTGGACGATTGGGCTTCCCTGCCCGTGCTGCTGCTCTGGCTTTCCATCTTCGGCTTTCTGTTCTCGCCGGTGAGCGCCAGCTTCAGCCGCTACCTGGAGCACCAGGCCGACATCTACGGGCTGGAGGTCACCCACGGCCTGGTGGCCGACCCGCAGCAGAACGCCGCCCAGGCCTTCCAGATCCTGGGCGAGGTGAACCTCGACGATCCCGACCCCAACCCCTTCATCCGGGTGTGGCTCTACGACCACCCGCCGCTGAACGAGCGCATCCAGTTCGTGCTGCACTACGATCCCTGGGCGCAGGGGAAGGAGCCGGAGTTCGTGAAGTGA
- a CDS encoding AMIN domain-containing protein produces the protein MTPPSNLEGGTHRMRMRAPGARGRERDALHALLAIASAAQQERKPPGQPDQLASPAASEAPASAPQPVRGDALQRMAESVCAVTEASGAAIAVVRGADMMCVASSGRSAIEMGASIDLDRGLAGRCVRSGEVQDCPDAESDARVNQEACRELGVRSLVMVPLRRRRRPALGVLAVFSDQRAHFSPRHMRFLEFMAGLVLEAAELGQPGASFVPARPAPSPSTRPLRLTDVLQGARARERSAPPAGIPEEEPPPRMPRSRLGIAGVALLLALVAATVVWTGWPQIQSRWRANPSPPPAGLRTPEPAAPAASPVPPESQAAPVAQAQPEAALPLALPAGRAQLTAVHYSTAPGGTRVTLELDRAVRYQARRLDNPARLVFDLENTHLALAGRSFPADDALLRSIRVAQFQRDVARVVLDLRAPAEYSATLEPAPPRLVIELRALPAPGR, from the coding sequence ATGACGCCGCCATCCAACCTGGAAGGTGGTACCCACCGCATGCGGATGCGCGCTCCCGGCGCGCGGGGTCGCGAACGTGACGCCCTGCATGCTTTGCTGGCCATCGCCTCCGCCGCCCAACAGGAACGCAAACCCCCCGGCCAGCCAGACCAACTCGCTTCCCCGGCGGCGAGCGAGGCGCCTGCATCCGCCCCGCAGCCGGTCCGCGGGGACGCCCTGCAGCGCATGGCGGAGAGCGTATGCGCCGTCACCGAGGCCAGCGGGGCGGCCATCGCGGTGGTCCGCGGCGCCGACATGATGTGCGTGGCCAGCAGCGGGCGGTCCGCCATCGAGATGGGGGCCTCGATCGACCTCGATCGCGGCCTGGCGGGACGATGCGTGCGCAGCGGCGAGGTGCAGGACTGTCCCGACGCGGAGAGCGATGCTCGCGTCAACCAGGAAGCCTGCCGGGAGTTGGGCGTGCGCTCCCTGGTGATGGTGCCGCTGCGACGGCGGCGCCGGCCTGCCCTGGGAGTGCTGGCCGTCTTCTCCGACCAGCGCGCGCACTTCAGCCCCCGCCATATGCGCTTCCTGGAGTTCATGGCCGGGCTGGTGCTGGAGGCTGCCGAACTGGGCCAGCCGGGAGCATCGTTCGTGCCCGCCAGGCCGGCTCCGTCGCCCTCCACTCGGCCCCTGCGTCTGACGGACGTCCTGCAAGGAGCGCGAGCGCGCGAGCGCAGCGCGCCGCCGGCTGGGATCCCGGAAGAAGAGCCACCGCCGCGGATGCCGCGCTCGCGGTTGGGGATCGCCGGAGTCGCCTTGCTGCTGGCGCTGGTCGCGGCCACCGTAGTGTGGACGGGCTGGCCGCAGATCCAAAGCCGCTGGCGCGCCAATCCGAGCCCGCCGCCCGCCGGCCTCCGCACTCCCGAACCGGCCGCGCCCGCGGCGTCCCCGGTCCCGCCCGAAAGCCAGGCGGCCCCCGTGGCGCAGGCGCAGCCGGAAGCAGCGCTTCCGCTCGCCCTCCCCGCGGGTCGCGCGCAACTCACCGCCGTGCATTATTCCACTGCGCCGGGGGGCACGCGCGTGACCCTGGAGCTGGATCGAGCCGTCCGCTACCAGGCCCGCCGCCTGGACAACCCGGCGCGCCTCGTCTTCGATCTGGAGAACACGCACCTGGCCCTGGCGGGGCGCAGCTTTCCCGCTGACGATGCCTTGCTGCGCTCCATTCGCGTGGCCCAGTTCCAGCGGGACGTGGCGCGCGTGGTCCTCGACCTCAGGGCCCCTGCCGAGTATTCCGCCACGCTGGAACCCGCCCCGCCGCGCCTGGTGATCGAATTGCGCGCTCTCCCTGCTCCCGGCCGCTAG